Part of the bacterium genome, TCGGCCAACGCCAGGGCTCGCGCCTCGTCGAGGTCACAGGCGGCAACAATCCGTGCGGAGTCCGAGTCGTTGAAGGCCTGGGCATAGCTCTGGGCGATCGCCCCGGCGCCGATCAGGCCGAAGCGGATGGCTTCCTGCGTCATTCGGAGTCCTTGCCCAGCATGGATATCGCCTCTTGAATCGAGCGGCCAATGTGATCGACGTGTTCGGCTCCGAGGCGTTCGTTCCAGGGCAGGACGAGAGCTCTCGCCAGCCCCTCGAAGGTTCCCGGGTATCTTTCTGGGGAGTAATCCGTTGCTTCGGGCCGAGCAAGAGAGAAGGGGAAACGGCTCTGTCCAAAGGTCTTCTGGTCACGGAAGAGCCCGCATTGGAACGCCGGACGACCAATGTAGTTCGGCGAGGATGAAACGCCCCTTCGACCTAGCTCTTCCGCCAAGGCCGGCGCGCCTCCGGGAATCCGATCTCCGTTGACCCCAAGGAGGTAGCGCCAATAGGAATGCGTCGCGGCGGGTTCTTCCGCCGGCGTCTCGAGCCCCTTGTTTTTCGACAACAGTTCGGACAATCTCTTCGCCGATGCGATTCGGCTTTCGGTTACTGAGTCCAGCTTGGCCAGCTGGGCGACTCCAACGGCCCCCTGCAGCTCGGACATTCTATAGTTGAGGGCCAGAAAACCATGGTCCGGTTGGGGGCCTCCATAGTCCCAGCCCTTGTTGACAAAGAGGCGTATTCGGCGGCCTAAAGCCTCGTCATTGGTCACCACGAGCCCGCCCTCACCGGTCGTAATGTGTTTACCTTGCTGAAGGCTGAAGCAGCCGATCGCGCCCAGAGTTCCCACTATTCGACCACCGCTTTCGGCGAGGTAGGCCTGCGCGCAATCTTCAATCACCGGCACTCGTCGAGCCCTTGCCAACTCGAGAATCTCTCGCATGGCGCAGGGTTTTCCGAAAAGGTGGGTCACGATGATCGCCCGAGTGCGTTCGCTGATACACGCCTCTATTGAGGAAGCCGTTACTGTGAGTCCAGTCGGCTCGACGTCGGCAAAGACCGGGACCGCCCCTTGATAAAGAATCGGCGCGATGGCGCCCATGTCGGTGATCGGGGAGCTAATGATCTCGTCGCCGGGCTCTGGATCGACCGCCGCAACGGCCGCGTGGATGGCCGCCGTTCCCGAGGAACAGGCGGTAGCGAACTCGACGCCGAGTCGGCCGGCGAAACCCCGCTCCAGGCTACGCACGTAGGACCCTTTGGTGGCCGTCAGCACGCCCGACTGAACCGCTCCGATCAGGAGCTCGACTTCCTCCTCGCCTAGGGAACGACCGGAAGCGTCTTGATCGGTGGGTAGCTCGAGTTGCTTCAAGTCGAGGTTCTCAGGAGATATCAGAACTTTTTTTCTGGGCATTCGAACTTCCAGGCGAGCCGAGTTTATCGGAGGCGCTGAGCCTGGCGTGCCTTGCTACTTGCCAGCCGAACCAGCAGCCGCAAATGACCGAAGATGGTGCTCAGGACCTTCATCTTGGATTGACCGAAAAGACGCGCTTCGAGGACCGCTGGACACTCGGCGATCTGCCCGCCTTGCAGATCGAGCAGTCCAAGGACCTCGGCCACGCCGAGGAAGCCACCCTCTCGAACCGGCAGCGTTACCACGGCACTCCGACGGTAGACGCGGAAACAACTCGTGTAGGTAGCGATCTTGTGCCGCAGCACGAGGCGGTAGAGCTGGGAGAGGCGC contains:
- a CDS encoding DegT/DnrJ/EryC1/StrS family aminotransferase, whose protein sequence is MPRKKVLISPENLDLKQLELPTDQDASGRSLGEEEVELLIGAVQSGVLTATKGSYVRSLERGFAGRLGVEFATACSSGTAAIHAAVAAVDPEPGDEIISSPITDMGAIAPILYQGAVPVFADVEPTGLTVTASSIEACISERTRAIIVTHLFGKPCAMREILELARARRVPVIEDCAQAYLAESGGRIVGTLGAIGCFSLQQGKHITTGEGGLVVTNDEALGRRIRLFVNKGWDYGGPQPDHGFLALNYRMSELQGAVGVAQLAKLDSVTESRIASAKRLSELLSKNKGLETPAEEPAATHSYWRYLLGVNGDRIPGGAPALAEELGRRGVSSSPNYIGRPAFQCGLFRDQKTFGQSRFPFSLARPEATDYSPERYPGTFEGLARALVLPWNERLGAEHVDHIGRSIQEAISMLGKDSE